One genomic segment of Nitrosopumilus sp. includes these proteins:
- a CDS encoding prefoldin subunit beta produces the protein MSSPQMPPWLQEQLIKLQQSQQNLQSIMTQKQHLEMEKAETQKALEELKKVADGDNVFKQAGTVLIKSTKQELIDELEEKFEMAKTRGTVLEKQEIRVKEALKEQETKITEMMKSGAQSPPTEDNPRK, from the coding sequence ATGTCATCTCCCCAAATGCCTCCATGGCTTCAAGAACAACTAATAAAACTACAACAATCCCAACAAAATCTTCAATCCATCATGACACAAAAACAACATTTGGAGATGGAAAAAGCTGAAACTCAAAAAGCACTTGAAGAATTAAAAAAAGTTGCAGATGGTGATAATGTATTCAAACAAGCAGGAACTGTTTTGATAAAATCCACAAAACAAGAGTTAATTGATGAATTAGAAGAAAAATTTGAGATGGCAAAAACACGTGGTACTGTTTTAGAGAAACAAGAAATACGTGTCAAAGAAGCTCTAAAGGAACAAGAAACAAAAATTACTGAAATGATGAAGTCCGGAGCACAAAGTCCTCCTACAGAAGATAACCCTAGAAAGTAA
- the rrp41 gene encoding exosome complex exonuclease Rrp41 — protein MGGRDATMVLLDENGIRCDGRKVDEPRRIMIRAGGLKNADGSAYIEFGDNKILVGVFGPRDVHPKHMSNTDTGILRVRYHMEPFSVGERKNPAPSRREIEISKVIKEALEPAVMLDKFPRTAVDVFIEVLQADGGTRCAALTAASVALADAGIPMRDMVAAIAAGKVADTVILDVNNEEDQAGQADMPIGYMPNLEKITLLQLDGVLTPEEYKKCVEVGVEGCKLVYDLQKKALQEKYFGNGGG, from the coding sequence ATGGGCGGAAGAGACGCAACAATGGTCCTATTGGACGAGAATGGTATTCGTTGTGACGGAAGAAAAGTTGATGAACCACGACGAATAATGATCAGAGCAGGCGGATTAAAGAATGCTGATGGCTCTGCCTATATTGAATTTGGAGACAATAAAATTTTAGTTGGTGTGTTTGGACCAAGAGATGTTCATCCAAAACACATGTCAAATACTGATACAGGAATTTTAAGAGTAAGATATCACATGGAGCCATTCTCTGTTGGTGAGAGAAAAAATCCTGCTCCCTCCAGAAGAGAAATTGAAATTTCCAAAGTAATCAAAGAAGCATTAGAACCTGCAGTAATGTTAGATAAATTCCCAAGAACTGCAGTTGATGTCTTTATTGAAGTATTACAAGCTGATGGTGGAACAAGATGTGCAGCACTTACAGCAGCCTCTGTTGCACTAGCTGATGCTGGAATCCCAATGAGGGATATGGTTGCAGCAATAGCTGCAGGCAAAGTAGCAGATACTGTAATCCTTGATGTTAATAATGAAGAAGATCAAGCAGGTCAAGCAGATATGCCTATTGGCTATATGCCAAATCTTGAAAAAATTACTCTATTGCAACTAGACGGTGTTTTAACTCCAGAAGAATACAAGAAATGTGTTGAAGTTGGAGTTGAAGGATGTAAGCTAGTTTATGATTTACAAAAGAAAGCACTACAAGAAAAATACTTTGGAAATGGAGGAGGCTAA
- the leuD gene encoding 3-isopropylmalate dehydratase small subunit codes for MDSFKKVTSIVTPLDKVNVDTDQIVPKQFLKLVQKSGFGKFLFYNWRYDENENQKPDFILNDSKYNNSKILVTGDNFGCGSSREHAVWALLDYGFSVVIAPSFADIFLSNCFKNGVLPISLDEKIVERLKQETNPVEVDLENQTIRTSSDEIHFEIDPHKKKILLEGLDDIAQTYQYEDKITEFEKNSKVPSVL; via the coding sequence ATGGATTCTTTTAAAAAAGTAACAAGTATTGTAACTCCACTTGATAAGGTAAATGTTGATACCGATCAAATTGTCCCAAAACAATTCTTAAAACTAGTTCAAAAATCTGGGTTTGGAAAATTTTTGTTTTATAATTGGAGATATGATGAAAATGAAAACCAAAAACCTGATTTTATTTTAAATGATTCAAAATACAATAATTCTAAAATTCTTGTAACTGGTGATAATTTTGGTTGTGGTTCTAGTAGAGAACATGCTGTTTGGGCATTACTTGATTATGGGTTTTCAGTAGTTATTGCCCCTTCTTTTGCAGATATTTTCCTTAGTAATTGCTTCAAAAATGGGGTTTTGCCAATATCCTTAGATGAAAAGATAGTTGAAAGACTCAAACAAGAAACTAATCCCGTTGAGGTTGATCTAGAAAATCAAACCATCAGAACTTCATCTGATGAAATTCATTTTGAGATTGATCCTCACAAGAAAAAAATTCTTCTAGAGGGATTAGATGATATTGCACAAACTTATCAATATGAAGACAAAATAACTGAATTTGAAAAGAATTCTAAAGTCCCATCTGTTTTATGA
- a CDS encoding 50S ribosomal protein L37: MAKAKKSLKGLGARYGIKLRKQYTKIHLQLKEKRTCPECGSKTFGRDAVGIWSCKKCSFKVAGTAYDIKL, encoded by the coding sequence ATGGCAAAAGCAAAAAAATCACTCAAAGGCTTAGGTGCAAGATATGGAATTAAACTTAGAAAACAATATACCAAAATTCACTTACAACTAAAAGAAAAAAGAACTTGTCCTGAATGTGGCTCTAAAACCTTTGGTAGAGATGCTGTGGGAATTTGGTCTTGCAAAAAATGCAGCTTTAAGGTAGCTGGAACTGCATATGACATTAAACTTTAG
- the rplM gene encoding 50S ribosomal protein L13, with product MADQETVVRTDRPIVVDGSNHIAGRLSSQVAKLLIKGNRVSVVNCEKIMMSGTRGNHIKEYREFLEINSVINPKHGPVHPRRPDTIIAKMIRGMLPYDSKPSGKSSHQRLRTYIGSPKELKSFEKIQFEKAKIKRSPSNYTTMGELGRIVGWTE from the coding sequence TTGGCTGATCAAGAAACAGTTGTTAGAACAGACAGACCAATTGTAGTAGATGGTTCTAATCACATTGCAGGAAGACTATCATCGCAAGTTGCAAAATTATTGATAAAAGGAAATAGAGTTTCAGTTGTAAACTGTGAAAAAATAATGATGAGTGGAACAAGAGGCAACCACATTAAAGAGTACAGGGAATTTTTAGAAATCAACAGTGTAATTAATCCAAAACATGGACCTGTACATCCAAGAAGACCAGATACAATCATTGCAAAAATGATTCGTGGAATGTTACCTTATGATAGCAAGCCATCAGGAAAATCATCACATCAAAGACTTAGAACATACATTGGTTCCCCAAAAGAATTAAAATCATTTGAAAAGATTCAATTTGAAAAAGCTAAAATTAAAAGATCCCCATCAAACTATACAACAATGGGAGAATTAGGCAGAATAGTAGGGTGGACTGAATGA
- the rrp4 gene encoding exosome complex RNA-binding protein Rrp4: MDNKRKYVIPGDVVTTGPFRPEQNVILEGNKIISTTIGISEIYDDSVKVIPLTGKYIPKINDLVIGKVISHTSLSWELDINSCYVGFLPAQDVFGRDFSAHADELTSKLKSGDLVAARIANFDRTRDPLVTISDRDLGKIDSGDLVKISPSKVPRLIGKRGTMIQTIEMATNAAITIGQNGWVVVACETPEGLLKAKKAIQMVDEKAHVANLTDQVKEMLESKGES; the protein is encoded by the coding sequence ATGGATAATAAAAGAAAATACGTAATCCCTGGTGATGTTGTAACCACAGGACCTTTCAGACCTGAGCAAAATGTTATTCTTGAAGGAAACAAGATAATTTCTACAACTATTGGAATTTCTGAAATTTATGATGATTCAGTTAAGGTAATCCCATTAACTGGAAAATATATACCTAAAATCAATGATCTGGTAATTGGTAAAGTAATTTCCCACACCTCTTTGTCTTGGGAATTAGATATCAATTCCTGCTATGTGGGATTTTTGCCAGCACAAGATGTTTTTGGACGAGATTTTTCTGCTCATGCTGATGAGCTTACATCAAAACTAAAATCTGGAGATCTTGTAGCAGCAAGAATTGCAAATTTTGATAGAACAAGAGACCCACTTGTAACAATATCTGATAGAGATTTAGGTAAAATAGACTCTGGAGACTTGGTAAAAATCTCTCCAAGCAAAGTTCCACGTTTAATTGGTAAAAGGGGTACTATGATTCAAACTATAGAAATGGCAACCAATGCTGCAATTACTATTGGCCAAAATGGGTGGGTAGTAGTTGCATGTGAAACGCCCGAGGGATTATTAAAGGCTAAAAAGGCAATCCAAATGGTCGATGAGAAAGCACATGTTGCAAATTTGACTGATCAAGTGAAAGAAATGTTAGAATCAAAAGGTGAATCATAA
- a CDS encoding 50S ribosomal protein L18e, protein MTNQVVIRMARDLKKASTKNDAPIWAKLAEYALKPSVARRDINLKRIAQLTKENDTVVFPGKVLGTGIIPHKITLCSFSISNSAANKIIENGGKLINYSDLIEQNPTGKGVVLLG, encoded by the coding sequence ATGACTAACCAAGTCGTTATACGCATGGCCAGAGATCTAAAAAAGGCATCAACTAAAAATGATGCCCCAATTTGGGCAAAACTAGCAGAGTATGCATTAAAACCATCAGTTGCACGAAGAGATATCAATTTGAAGAGAATTGCTCAACTAACAAAAGAAAACGACACAGTAGTCTTTCCAGGAAAAGTGCTCGGCACAGGAATTATCCCTCACAAAATTACATTATGCTCATTTTCAATTTCAAATTCAGCAGCTAACAAAATCATTGAAAATGGTGGAAAATTGATCAACTATTCAGATTTAATTGAACAAAACCCAACAGGAAAAGGAGTCGTACTACTTGGCTGA
- a CDS encoding ribosome assembly factor SBDS → MADVTVVRYSYEGEKFEIMVKPDPALDYKLGKKKDISSVLVSDEIYTDSGKGTRPSSEKLLKAFKTEDQTEIAEIILQKGELNLTTDQRRKMIEDKRKQIVTFIAKTYVDPRTHLPHPPLRVEQAMKDARISIDPHKSVDDQVKEIVEKLRSIIALKSENLNLEIIIPAQYASQSYAVLKSVGSLKKEEWQNNGSLKAILEIPAAARPNVIDRLGSITKGSATVEVMK, encoded by the coding sequence ATGGCCGATGTTACAGTGGTAAGATACTCCTATGAAGGAGAAAAATTTGAGATTATGGTAAAGCCTGATCCTGCATTGGATTACAAGCTTGGAAAGAAAAAAGATATATCATCTGTTTTGGTTTCAGATGAAATTTACACTGATTCAGGAAAAGGCACAAGACCCTCAAGTGAAAAATTACTAAAAGCATTCAAAACTGAAGATCAGACAGAAATTGCTGAAATCATTCTTCAAAAGGGCGAACTAAATCTTACCACTGATCAAAGACGAAAAATGATAGAAGACAAAAGAAAACAAATTGTAACATTTATTGCAAAAACATACGTTGATCCTAGAACTCATTTACCTCATCCTCCATTAAGAGTGGAGCAAGCAATGAAAGATGCACGAATTTCAATTGATCCACACAAAAGTGTAGATGATCAAGTCAAAGAGATAGTTGAAAAATTACGTTCTATTATTGCTCTAAAATCTGAGAATCTGAATTTGGAAATAATAATTCCTGCACAATATGCATCTCAATCATATGCTGTTTTAAAATCAGTAGGTTCTTTGAAAAAAGAAGAATGGCAAAATAATGGTTCTCTAAAAGCAATACTTGAAATACCCGCTGCAGCAAGGCCAAACGTGATAGACAGATTAGGCTCTATAACTAAAGGCTCTGCCACAGTTGAGGTAATGAAATAA
- a CDS encoding ERCC4 domain-containing protein yields the protein MKLEHLRIVVDEREKKSGIPELLKSVGLNIEMKTLPIGDYIVAPETVVERKSIRDLMASVFDGRLFDQCSRLKEHFENPIVLMEGNVDEIEEITDNPLIFYGAISTVVLDFKIPVIPTPSATHTAKLLVSMCSRKDSPKGPYLKKIKKSSDLERQQLSSLCSLPGIGEKFAVRMLEKFGTPLKVFTATTAELGKVEGLGEARAKKIKKMLDTTSKHLKESNQTTLSDT from the coding sequence GTGAAATTAGAGCATCTTAGAATAGTTGTTGATGAGCGAGAAAAAAAAAGTGGTATTCCTGAACTCTTAAAGTCTGTTGGATTAAACATTGAAATGAAAACACTTCCAATTGGAGACTATATTGTTGCGCCTGAAACCGTAGTTGAGAGAAAAAGCATTCGTGATCTTATGGCCTCTGTTTTTGATGGACGTCTTTTTGATCAATGCTCTAGACTAAAGGAGCATTTTGAAAATCCAATTGTTCTAATGGAAGGAAATGTTGATGAGATTGAAGAAATTACCGATAATCCTCTGATTTTTTATGGTGCAATCTCTACAGTAGTTCTTGATTTTAAAATACCAGTTATTCCTACTCCTAGTGCCACACATACTGCAAAACTACTCGTATCGATGTGTTCTAGAAAAGATTCACCAAAGGGACCTTATCTGAAAAAAATTAAAAAATCTTCAGATCTAGAACGGCAACAACTATCATCTCTTTGCAGTCTGCCTGGAATTGGAGAAAAATTTGCAGTTCGAATGCTTGAAAAATTTGGAACGCCACTAAAGGTTTTCACTGCAACAACTGCAGAACTAGGAAAAGTTGAAGGGTTAGGTGAAGCAAGAGCAAAGAAAATCAAAAAAATGCTTGATACTACTAGTAAACACCTCAAAGAATCAAATCAAACAACATTATCTGATACATGA
- a CDS encoding nucleotide-binding protein, giving the protein MDFRILDASAFYAGVPFGSDSDCYTTSLVYDEIKHIKKNQDALGTLLETNRLKIREPSKEATDAAIKAAKDTGDFQQLSKQDISIIALCIETSGEIISDDFAISNVGRNLGLKISSIMTNGIEDVGVWVHYCPGCRTNHSKGKECPMCGTILKRKLLKGKSLSVPLNE; this is encoded by the coding sequence TTGGATTTTAGAATTTTAGATGCCAGTGCATTTTATGCAGGAGTTCCATTTGGATCAGATAGTGATTGCTATACAACATCACTAGTATATGATGAAATTAAACACATTAAGAAAAATCAGGATGCTTTAGGAACTTTACTTGAGACCAACAGATTAAAAATCAGAGAACCAAGCAAAGAAGCCACCGATGCTGCAATAAAAGCTGCAAAAGATACTGGAGATTTTCAGCAGTTATCAAAACAAGATATTTCAATAATTGCATTATGTATTGAAACAAGCGGTGAGATAATTAGCGATGATTTTGCAATTTCAAATGTGGGTAGAAATTTAGGCTTAAAAATATCATCAATAATGACTAACGGGATTGAAGATGTAGGGGTATGGGTGCATTACTGCCCAGGGTGTAGAACCAATCATTCTAAAGGAAAAGAATGCCCAATGTGTGGAACTATTTTAAAAAGAAAATTACTCAAGGGGAAATCTCTTTCCGTCCCACTCAACGAATGA
- the rrp42 gene encoding exosome complex protein Rrp42 → MTSTSVIDELKKTQILELLEQGKRVDGRSLDEPRELHVEINAIPKANGSARVRLGETEVICGVKIQPDRPFPDMGDKGIFICTAELLPLSHPTVETGPPGPDVIELARVVDRGIRESHMIDVSQLVIEKNKSVVGVFADNVVVDYDGNLFDACSYAATAALLSSKSPKWNMVDDVPTLVEGEEQPVPISTIPVSVTMGKIGNHIVVDPNGDEWDSMDSRVTITTDSDGNICALQKGGSDGFTLDEIVKCGETSVRVGAKIREKLKEASKAGQ, encoded by the coding sequence ATGACATCCACTTCTGTTATTGATGAGCTAAAAAAAACACAAATTCTTGAATTACTTGAACAAGGAAAAAGAGTTGATGGGAGATCTCTGGATGAGCCAAGGGAACTTCATGTTGAAATTAATGCCATTCCAAAAGCAAATGGGTCTGCTCGAGTTAGATTGGGTGAGACCGAAGTTATCTGTGGTGTAAAAATTCAACCAGATAGACCATTTCCAGATATGGGTGACAAAGGTATTTTCATTTGTACTGCAGAATTATTGCCTCTTTCACATCCTACTGTTGAAACAGGTCCTCCAGGACCAGATGTAATTGAATTGGCAAGAGTTGTCGATAGAGGAATTAGAGAAAGTCACATGATAGATGTATCACAATTAGTAATAGAGAAAAACAAATCAGTTGTTGGTGTATTTGCAGATAATGTGGTAGTTGATTATGATGGTAATCTCTTTGATGCATGCTCTTATGCTGCAACTGCTGCTTTACTATCTTCAAAATCTCCTAAATGGAATATGGTAGATGATGTTCCAACATTAGTTGAAGGTGAAGAACAACCTGTTCCAATATCCACCATTCCAGTATCTGTTACGATGGGTAAAATTGGAAATCATATTGTAGTTGATCCAAATGGTGATGAATGGGATAGCATGGATTCTAGAGTTACAATTACTACTGATTCTGATGGAAATATCTGTGCCTTGCAAAAGGGTGGAAGTGACGGATTCACACTAGACGAAATTGTCAAATGTGGTGAAACTTCTGTTCGTGTAGGTGCAAAAATAAGAGAAAAATTAAAAGAAGCATCAAAGGCAGGTCAATAA
- a CDS encoding KEOPS complex subunit Pcc1 has translation MTLNFSAKITIDAKEKTRAIYDSVNTDNDFYPENPVKTKIDFSDKIEILVESEHLPHLRANLNSTLRLVQASYDSIESVKI, from the coding sequence ATGACATTAAACTTTAGTGCAAAAATTACAATAGATGCTAAAGAAAAGACTAGAGCAATTTATGATTCTGTAAATACTGATAATGATTTTTATCCAGAAAATCCAGTAAAGACAAAAATTGATTTCAGTGATAAAATTGAAATTTTAGTAGAATCTGAACATTTACCTCATTTGAGAGCAAATCTTAATTCTACTCTTAGGCTAGTTCAAGCAAGCTATGATTCTATTGAATCGGTAAAGATATAA
- a CDS encoding DNA-directed RNA polymerase subunit D, translating to MDFEDFLQDLSSLEVISKDNQKIAVKLKGVPLQYANALRRVCLNGVPVFAIDTVDIIENSSVLPDEGLAHRLGLIPLKTDLARFNEPSKCECQSETGCSNCKVMLVLDSGDSDVTRSVLSNELSSEDDSIKPTSDKIPIVQLAPGQRIKVECYARLGRGTEHAKWNSANVSVLTETDKEDERILTVESTGALNPEQIIISGVDEVSNRLSEFKEMISQIEE from the coding sequence GTGGACTTTGAAGATTTTCTTCAAGATTTGTCATCCTTAGAAGTAATTAGCAAAGATAATCAAAAAATAGCTGTAAAGCTAAAGGGAGTACCGTTACAGTATGCAAATGCACTTAGACGAGTTTGCCTAAATGGAGTTCCAGTATTTGCAATTGATACAGTAGACATTATAGAAAATTCATCAGTATTGCCTGATGAGGGGTTGGCACACAGATTAGGATTAATTCCATTAAAAACAGATTTGGCAAGATTTAATGAACCATCAAAATGCGAATGTCAAAGTGAAACTGGATGCTCGAACTGCAAAGTAATGTTAGTGTTAGATTCGGGAGATTCAGATGTGACAAGAAGTGTTCTATCAAATGAACTATCCTCCGAAGATGATTCAATAAAGCCAACATCAGATAAAATTCCAATAGTACAACTAGCACCAGGTCAAAGAATCAAAGTTGAATGTTATGCTAGACTAGGAAGAGGAACGGAACACGCAAAATGGAATTCTGCAAACGTATCAGTACTTACAGAGACAGATAAAGAAGATGAAAGAATTCTAACAGTAGAATCAACAGGAGCACTCAATCCTGAACAAATTATAATTTCAGGAGTAGATGAGGTAAGTAACAGATTATCAGAATTCAAAGAAATGATAAGCCAAATAGAAGAATAA
- a CDS encoding sulfurtransferase produces MLVTVDWLKENIDDPNLVLLDTRPKTMYLYGHIPKAQSLSIENVIQFDQFGSNLVAEDDKIISLFSGLGIDKTKTVVLIGDSMDPSTARIAWTLMYFGHEKTFLLDVNSSDLQKYGFELTKQNIPATPTTFKIKKNSKLRVEADFLKDNLNTFEILDARSPQEFMGGHLPNAKLIPFTEGIGYDGKLFRDKESLKELFSQNNVSYDKEVVCYCMHGHRASSLLLQLKIAGFENVRLFDGSFVEWDGKRFPLE; encoded by the coding sequence ATGTTAGTAACAGTTGATTGGCTCAAAGAAAACATTGATGATCCTAATCTTGTGTTATTAGACACACGTCCAAAAACAATGTATCTTTATGGCCATATCCCAAAAGCACAATCTCTGTCCATTGAGAATGTTATTCAATTTGATCAATTTGGTTCTAATCTAGTTGCAGAAGATGATAAAATAATTTCATTATTTAGTGGTTTGGGAATTGATAAAACCAAAACTGTAGTGTTGATTGGTGATTCAATGGATCCATCCACTGCAAGAATTGCATGGACTCTGATGTATTTTGGACATGAAAAAACATTCTTACTTGATGTCAATTCTTCTGATTTACAAAAATATGGTTTTGAACTAACAAAACAGAATATTCCTGCAACACCTACTACTTTTAAAATTAAAAAAAATTCAAAACTTCGCGTTGAAGCAGACTTTTTAAAAGATAATTTGAATACTTTTGAAATTTTAGATGCTAGGAGTCCTCAAGAATTTATGGGAGGTCATCTGCCAAATGCAAAACTAATTCCATTTACAGAAGGAATTGGATATGACGGAAAACTTTTTCGTGACAAAGAATCCCTCAAAGAACTGTTCTCTCAAAACAATGTTTCATATGATAAAGAGGTAGTTTGTTACTGTATGCATGGTCATCGTGCCTCCAGCTTATTATTACAATTAAAAATTGCTGGCTTTGAAAATGTAAGACTTTTTGATGGATCATTCGTTGAGTGGGACGGAAAGAGATTTCCCCTTGAGTAA
- a CDS encoding nucleotidyltransferase family protein — MKAVILAGGKGTRGKPYTEFFPKAMSPINGKPVIDYIVKYLKSFSFVKEIIIISDFNGLGGQIKNYYEKQKGITFVQDSQSGTGGDILHIEKNLKGESEFLLWFVDNLCAIDLKKMKELFKDKKSLACIATRTKRREETGFAVVENGIVKEFKEKPVMKLQLSECLGIYMLDSQIIKRIKKTKQKEINLSFDILQKLSKEGKISAFDIEDREWIDAESPMVLERNEKTVRKIIKQMGL; from the coding sequence GTGAAGGCTGTAATTTTAGCAGGCGGCAAGGGGACCAGAGGCAAACCATACACCGAATTCTTTCCAAAGGCAATGTCGCCAATTAATGGTAAGCCAGTAATAGATTACATAGTAAAATATCTAAAATCATTTAGTTTTGTAAAAGAGATAATCATAATATCAGATTTTAATGGATTGGGAGGACAGATTAAAAACTATTATGAAAAACAAAAGGGGATTACATTTGTTCAGGATTCACAAAGTGGAACTGGAGGAGATATTCTCCACATTGAAAAAAATCTCAAAGGAGAATCAGAATTTCTATTATGGTTTGTAGATAACCTATGTGCCATTGATCTAAAAAAGATGAAAGAGTTATTCAAAGATAAAAAAAGTTTGGCATGCATTGCAACACGAACAAAAAGAAGAGAGGAGACAGGGTTTGCAGTAGTAGAAAATGGCATAGTAAAAGAATTCAAAGAAAAACCAGTAATGAAGTTGCAACTATCAGAATGTCTAGGAATCTATATGCTAGATAGTCAAATAATTAAAAGAATTAAAAAAACAAAGCAGAAAGAGATCAATTTATCATTTGATATTTTACAGAAATTATCAAAAGAAGGTAAAATCAGTGCATTTGACATTGAAGATAGAGAATGGATTGATGCAGAATCTCCAATGGTTTTAGAAAGAAACGAAAAAACAGTACGAAAAATCATAAAACAGATGGGACTTTAG
- the rpsI gene encoding 30S ribosomal protein S9 — protein MTTPKTEIYFATRKTSSAHVYITKGQGKVRINNVPVEMIPQETAREVILAPLEITGELRDKIDISVRVRGGGFMGQASAVATGISRALIGWTKSKKEPKDHPFPKSTREDLRKRISEFDKYLISGDARQKEPKKFGGPGARRRKQKSYR, from the coding sequence ATGACAACTCCAAAAACTGAAATTTATTTTGCAACTAGAAAAACATCTAGTGCACATGTCTATATCACAAAAGGACAAGGCAAAGTTAGAATCAACAATGTACCAGTTGAAATGATCCCACAGGAAACTGCAAGAGAAGTAATTTTAGCACCACTGGAAATCACCGGAGAATTAAGAGATAAAATCGACATATCAGTTAGAGTAAGAGGAGGGGGATTTATGGGGCAAGCAAGTGCTGTTGCAACAGGAATTTCAAGAGCATTAATTGGATGGACCAAATCAAAGAAAGAGCCAAAAGATCATCCATTCCCAAAATCAACTAGAGAAGATCTTAGAAAGCGCATCTCAGAATTTGATAAATATCTGATTAGTGGAGATGCCAGACAAAAAGAGCCAAAGAAATTTGGCGGACCTGGCGCTCGAAGAAGAAAACAAAAATCTTACCGTTAG
- a CDS encoding NAD(+)/NADH kinase gives MKLQKVAVVSKVGSKDSEKAAREVSKKLLAKKATVYTISPIEVEGTKQMETLEDLKKIKLDLVITLGGDGTTLRVFRNLQNETPILTINVGGNRGILSEITFEEIDDALNQIEKGKFFLDKRTRVTATCGGKEFPPALNEIYISRANLTKTAEIVIKFQNDTVKQKMDGVIIATPSGSTGHSFSLGGPILHESLDVLIITPVAPVYRLESIVVPDEKIEIISSHDCNIVMDAQVVKTAGFEEPIIIKKYNKPAVFVRLKKRGLRQMSKLGF, from the coding sequence TTGAAACTTCAGAAAGTTGCAGTGGTAAGTAAGGTAGGATCTAAGGATTCAGAGAAGGCCGCTAGAGAAGTTTCAAAAAAATTATTGGCTAAAAAAGCAACAGTGTACACAATTTCACCAATTGAAGTTGAAGGTACAAAACAGATGGAGACGCTAGAAGATTTGAAAAAAATTAAGTTGGATCTAGTCATCACACTAGGTGGGGATGGTACTACACTTCGAGTATTTAGAAATCTCCAAAATGAAACACCAATTCTAACAATAAATGTTGGTGGAAACAGAGGCATACTATCTGAGATAACATTTGAAGAAATTGATGATGCTTTAAACCAAATTGAAAAGGGCAAATTTTTCTTAGACAAGAGAACAAGGGTCACTGCAACTTGCGGAGGAAAGGAATTCCCACCAGCGTTAAATGAAATTTACATTAGCAGAGCAAATTTAACTAAAACAGCTGAAATCGTGATTAAATTTCAAAATGATACGGTAAAGCAGAAAATGGATGGAGTAATTATTGCAACACCTAGCGGATCAACAGGACACTCATTTTCGCTTGGTGGTCCAATATTGCATGAGAGTTTAGATGTGCTAATCATCACCCCAGTTGCACCTGTATACAGATTAGAATCAATTGTTGTTCCAGATGAAAAAATAGAGATCATTTCTTCACACGATTGCAACATTGTAATGGATGCACAAGTTGTAAAGACGGCTGGATTTGAAGAACCGATAATAATTAAAAAATATAATAAACCAGCAGTCTTTGTTAGATTGAAGAAACGAGGACTAAGACAGATGAGCAAACTTGGATTTTAG